From Medicago truncatula cultivar Jemalong A17 chromosome 7, MtrunA17r5.0-ANR, whole genome shotgun sequence, a single genomic window includes:
- the LOC11442547 gene encoding glutamine--fructose-6-phosphate aminotransferase [isomerizing] 2: MCGIFAYLNYNVERERRYILQVLFNGLRRLEYRGYDSAGIAIDSSSKPQCSSDFTSFPPLVFRQEGNIESLVKSVYQEVGEIELNLEESFGTHAGIAHTRWATHGEPAPRNSHPQTSGPANEFMVVHNGVITNYEVLKATLLRHGFTFTSETDTEVIPKLAKYVYDKANEAAGDQVVTFSQVVLEVMRHLEGAYALIFKSVHYPNELIACKRGSPLLLGVKELTEIKENGSAFEENKFLSKDGKPKELFLSSDANAVVEHTKKVLVIEDGEVVHLKDGGVSILKYENDMGENGASLSRTSSVRRALSVLEMEVEQINKGHYEHYMQKEIHEQPESLTTTMRGRLIRGGSSKSKSVLLGGLKDHLKTIRRSRRIVFIGCGTSYNAALAARPILEELSGIPVTMEIASDLLDREGPIYREDTAVFVSQSGETADTLLALQYALDNGALCVGITNTVGSAIARNTHCGVHINAGAEIGVASTKAYTSQIVVMAMLALAIGGDTISNQARREAIVDGLYDLPNKVREVLELDQEMKDLAKLLIAEQSLLVFGRGYNYATALEGALKVKEVALMHSEGILAGEMKHGPLALVDENLPIVVIATRDVCFSKQQSVIQQLHARRGRLIVMCSKGDAASVCPGESCRAIEVPQVVDCLQPVINVVPLQLLAYHLTVLRGFNVDQPRNLAKSVTTQ, translated from the exons CTTACAAGTTCTGTTCAACGGTTTAAGACGGTTAGAATATCGTGGTTACGATTCCGCCGGAATCGCCATTgattcttcttcaaaacctcAATGCTCTTCCGATTTCACTTCCTTTCCTCCTCTTGTCTTCCGTCAAGAAGGCAACATCGAATCACTCGTCAAATCCGTTTACCAAG AGGTTGgtgaaattgaattgaacttGGAGGAAAGTTTCGGCACTCATGCTGGAATTGCGCATACGCGTTGGGCTACACATGGTGAGCCTGCTCCCAGGAATAGTCATCCACAAACTTCAGGTCCTGCTAATGAGTTCATGGTTGTTCACAATGGTGTGATCACTAATTATGAG GTTTTGAAGGCAACGCTGCTCCGACATGGCTTTACCTTTACATCAGAAACAGATACGGAAGTAATTCCCAAGCTTGCCAAATATGTTTATGACAAAGCAAATGAAGCAGCTG GTGATCAGGTTGTTACCTTCAGTCAAGTTGTTCTGGAAGTTATGAGACATCTTGAAGGAGCTTATGCACTTATTTTCAAAAGTGTACACTATCCTAATGAGCTGATTGCTTGCAAGCGCGGTAGCCCGCTGCTCCTAGGTGTTAAA GAACTGACAGAAATTAAGGAAAACGGTTCAGCCTTTGAGGAAAACAAATTCCTATCTAAGGATGGAAAGCCCAAAGAACTGTTTTTGTCCAGTGATGCTAATGCTGTGGTTGAGCATACCAAGAAAGTGCTAGTTATTGAGGATGGTGAAGTTGTGCATCTCAAG GATGGTGGAGTTTCTATTTTGAAGTATGAGAATGACATGGGAGAAAATGGCGCTTCACTCTCTAGAACTTCTTCAGTGCGACGTGCATTATCTGTTCTTGAAATGGAGGTTGAGCAAATAAACAAAGGACATTATGAGCATTATATGCAGAAGGAAATTCATGAGCAACCAGAGTCTCTAACAACCACAATGAGGGGGAGGCTTATACGTGGGGGATCTAGCAAATCCAAGTCTGTTCTGTTGGGTGGACTGAAGGATCACCTCAAAACCATCAGGCGAAGTAGAAGAATAGTTTTCATTGGTTGTGGCACAAGCTATAATGCTGCTTTGGCAGCTAGACCCATCTTGGAAGAACTTTCTG GTATTCCTGTTACTATGGAAATTGCTAGTGATTTATTGGATCGGGAGGGACCAATATACCGAGAAGATACAGCTGTTTTTGTTAGTCAATCTGGTGAAACCGCAGATACTTTACTTGCACTGCAATATGCTTTAGACAATGGTGCATTGTGTGTTGGGATAACAAACACCGTTGGCAGTGCAATAGCAAGGAACACGCATTGCGGTGTTCATATAAATGCTGGTGCTGAGATTGGTGTGGCAAGTACCAAG GCATATACAAGTCAAATTGTAGTGATGGCCATGTTAGCTCTTGCAATAGGAGGCGATACTATTTCCAATCAAGCAAGAAGAGAAGCTATCGTAGATGGTCTTTATGACCTGCCAA ACAAAGTCAGAGAGGTGCTGGAGCTTGATCAAGAGATGAAGGATCTAGCAAAACTATTGATTGCTGAGCAGTCTCTTCTTGTCTTTGGGAGAGGATACAACTATGCAACTGCTCTTGAGGGAGCTTTGAAAGTAAAGGAAGTGGCTCTTATGCATAGTGAAGGGATACTCGCAGGAGAAATGAAGCATGGTCCTTTGGCATTAGTGGATGAAAATCTTCCAATTGTTGTTATAGCTACACGTGATGTTTGCTTCAG CAAACAGCAGTCTGTTATTCAGCAACTTCATGCCCGCAGAGGTCGCCTGATAGTTATGTGTTCAAAAGGCGATGCTGCTTCTGTATGCCCTGGTGAATCTTGTAGGGCAATTGAGGTTCCACAGGTTGTGGACTGTCTTCAACCTGTAATTAATGTAGTTCCATTACAG TTGCTGGCATATCATCTCACTGTACTGAGGGGATTTAATGTCGACCAGCCTCGTAATCTTGCCAAGAGTGTTACGACGCAGTAG